From Micromonospora echinaurantiaca:
GCTCGGCCGGGCCGAGCGCAGCGCCGGCCTCACCGCGGCGGGCGTGTGGATGGCCCTGCTCACGGCCTGGCTGTGCACCTCGTTCCCGCTGGGCACGCTGCCCGGCTGGGCGGGCCGACTGGTCGGCGGCGACGGCCTCGGCGGCCAGCTCGGGCTGCGGCCCGGCCACTATCTTGTCCTGATGGCACTCCCCCTGCTCGCGGTCGCCGCCGTCCGGCTGATGTCCGGCCGCCGCCCGGGCCGCGCGTGACGCGGCAGCAGCCACCGCACCCCGCCACGGCCCTGGACGACGTCGTCCACCAGCGGGTACGGCTGGGCATCCTCACCGTGCTGAGCGAGGCGCACGAGTGCCGGTTCGCGGTCCTGCGCGACGAGCTCGGGCTGACCGACGGCAACCTCAACCGGCACCTGCGCATCCTGGAGGAGGCCGGGCTGCTCCAGGTGACCAAGGGCTACGAGGGCCGCCGGCCGTGCACCTGGGTGCGGTTGACCCGGCAGGGCCGGGCCGCGCTGCGCGCGGAGGTCGCCGTGCTGGAGCAGCTGGTGGCCCGGATCCGCGGCGCGACCAGCCGACCGGCCGCCGACGGCTGAGCGCCGGGCGGCGGCCGCCCACCGTCACGGCGGGCGGCCGGCGGTGGGGTCGGTCAGCCGTGCCGGACGGGGAGCTGGAGCTCCGTGACGCCCTTCTCCGGCGCGTCCGGGCAGTAGTCCAGGTAGACCTCCCGGGCGAACCCGTCGGCCCGGTAGCCGTTCTCCTCGATCCAGCGGGCGAGCACCTGCATGCTCTGCTCCGCCTCGTCCATCGGGCCGTGGTGGATGACGGTCGCCGCGGCGGGCACCGCGGGCAGGTCGACCACCGCGACACCGGCCGCCGGATCGGGGTCGACGTCGACGGTCACCCCGGCGTGCACCACGACGGCCTCGCCGCCGGGCTCGCCGGCCGGGGCGTACCAGGCGATGCCCGGTCCGCTCGGCCGGATGCCGGCGGCTTCCAGCCGGCGGAACAGCTCCGGGTAGAGCGGCTGGATCACCGGGCCGATGTCCTCGGTCTGGTAGCTGGGCGCGGTGGCGCTCAGCTCCGCGAGGCGCACCGGCGCGATCGGCTTGAGTACGACGTCCTGGGTGGTCATCCGACCCTCCGTCTCGATCATCCGGAGTCTCGCCTCGATCCCGGCCAGCCGGGCGGTGTCCGCGGCCAGCTGCGCCTCCAGTTGCGAGCGGCGCAGCCGCAGCATGCCGCGCAGCTCGGCGACGTCCACGGCGTCGTCGAGGATCGCCTGCACCTGGGCCAGGGTGAGACCCAGCTCCTTCAGGGCGATCACCCGGTTGAGCCGGCGCAGCTGCTCGGCGGTGTAGTAGCGGTATCCGCTGTGCGGGTCGACGGCGGCCGGGCGGAGCAGGCCGATGCTGTCGTAGTGGCGCAGCATCCGCACCGACACCCGGCCCAACCTGGCGAAGTCTCCGATGCTGAACATGGCGCTCCCTACGGTCGGCGCTGACACCGTGTCAGAGTCAACCCCGGACGCGTCAGCTCAGCCCGGCAGCGGCGCCTCCTCGTCGCCACGGGTGCGGCGCGGGCCGACCAGCCGACGCACCATCGGGGCGGCGTTCCACCTCGCCGCGCCGACCAGGTCGCGGGCGTGCTCCAGCACTGTGTAGTCCGGTCGCGCCCGGCCCGCCGCGATGGCCCGGTCCAGGTCGTTGCCGCAGCGGGTGAGCACGGTGTCGAAGTCCCGGCGGACCGGCTCCAGCAGGTGGTAGCCGTACTGGCGGTGCAGCCGGGCGAAGAGCGGCTTGTAGAGCCGGGCCCGCTCGTGCAGCCCCGACGAGTACGACATCGGGTTCTTCGGCCGCCGCCGCACGTAGTCGGGCAGCAGGTCGGCGAAGGCCCGCCGGACGATCCACTTCTCCTGGCCCTCGCGCAGCTTCAGCGCGACCGGCAGCCGCATCGCCAGCTCCACCAGGTTCAGGTCGAGGAACGGCACCCGGGCCTCCACCCCGTGTCCCATGCTGGCCCGGTCGACCCGCTGCAACTCGGTCCGGCACAGGTTGCGGATCTTGTGCAGGAAGAGCCGGCGGGACGCCTCCGGGCCCACCTCGTGGTACATCGGGTAGCCGCCGAACAGTTCGTCCGACCCGTCGCCGGTGAGCACCACCTTGACGCCCAGCTCCCGCAGCCGGCGGAAGATCGGCACCGAGACGACCGCGTTGATGATGTCGCCGTACTCGGTCAGCTCGGAGATCCGGATCGCCTCCCGGATGTCGGCCAGCCGGATGTCGCGCGGGCGCAGCTCGACCACCTCGTGCGGCACGCCCAGGTCGACCGCGAGCCGCCGGGCGTACGCCACGTCGGGGCTCTCCGGCACGCCCACGGTGACCGCGACGCAGTCCGGGTGCAGCTCGCGGACGTGCAGCAGGGCCAGCGAGCTGTCCAACCCGCCGGAGAGCACCACCCCCACGGTGAGGTCGGTGTCCACCCGGACCCGGATGCTGTCGGTGAGGGCGGCACGGACGAGCAGGGCGGCCTCATCCGGGTCGTCCACCACCGGCAGCCCCTCACCCAGCCGGAGCAGGTCGAGGTACGGGCGCAGCCGCAGCTGCCCGTCGGCGTCGACCCAGCCGTGGTGCCCGGGCGGCACCTCGGCGATCTGGGTGCCGTGCCCGACCAGCGCCTTGACCTCGCTCGCCAGGTGCAGGCAGCCGGGGGTGCGGGTCCAGTAGAGCGGCTTCACGCCGAGCGGGTCGCGGACCAGGTACGCGCGGCCGGTGGCCCGCTCGACCACCGCGAAGGCGTACTCCCCACGCAGCCGGGTCACCATCCGCTCGCCCCAGTGCAGGAACGCGGCCAGCACCACCTCGGTGTCGCTGAGGCTGCGGAACCGGTACCCGAGCCGCGTCAGCTCCCCGCGCAGCTCGTGGTGGTTGAAGACCTCGCCGTTGTAGCAGAGCACCCACCGCTCGTCGGCCGAGGTCCACGGCTGCACCGCCCGCTC
This genomic window contains:
- a CDS encoding asparagine synthetase B family protein, which produces MCAIVLSLGPEADPAIFRRMLTVLAPRGEVTETRYENGLLAGVRRLRVVDRERAVQPWTSADERWVLCYNGEVFNHHELRGELTRLGYRFRSLSDTEVVLAAFLHWGERMVTRLRGEYAFAVVERATGRAYLVRDPLGVKPLYWTRTPGCLHLASEVKALVGHGTQIAEVPPGHHGWVDADGQLRLRPYLDLLRLGEGLPVVDDPDEAALLVRAALTDSIRVRVDTDLTVGVVLSGGLDSSLALLHVRELHPDCVAVTVGVPESPDVAYARRLAVDLGVPHEVVELRPRDIRLADIREAIRISELTEYGDIINAVVSVPIFRRLRELGVKVVLTGDGSDELFGGYPMYHEVGPEASRRLFLHKIRNLCRTELQRVDRASMGHGVEARVPFLDLNLVELAMRLPVALKLREGQEKWIVRRAFADLLPDYVRRRPKNPMSYSSGLHERARLYKPLFARLHRQYGYHLLEPVRRDFDTVLTRCGNDLDRAIAAGRARPDYTVLEHARDLVGAARWNAAPMVRRLVGPRRTRGDEEAPLPG
- a CDS encoding winged helix-turn-helix domain-containing protein; amino-acid sequence: MTRQQPPHPATALDDVVHQRVRLGILTVLSEAHECRFAVLRDELGLTDGNLNRHLRILEEAGLLQVTKGYEGRRPCTWVRLTRQGRAALRAEVAVLEQLVARIRGATSRPAADG
- a CDS encoding MerR family transcriptional regulator, which gives rise to MFSIGDFARLGRVSVRMLRHYDSIGLLRPAAVDPHSGYRYYTAEQLRRLNRVIALKELGLTLAQVQAILDDAVDVAELRGMLRLRRSQLEAQLAADTARLAGIEARLRMIETEGRMTTQDVVLKPIAPVRLAELSATAPSYQTEDIGPVIQPLYPELFRRLEAAGIRPSGPGIAWYAPAGEPGGEAVVVHAGVTVDVDPDPAAGVAVVDLPAVPAAATVIHHGPMDEAEQSMQVLARWIEENGYRADGFAREVYLDYCPDAPEKGVTELQLPVRHG